One Synergistaceae bacterium DNA window includes the following coding sequences:
- a CDS encoding Rrf2 family transcriptional regulator, with product MQISSRFTIAVHILTCIDYFHEECTITSDFLAGSVGVNPVIIRQIISQLKTAGLVEVVRGKGGILLARPLESITLYDVYEAVESVKGKLFRFHENPNPDCPVGKNIHAALDESLDEIQEVLEGKMKSITMKDIALR from the coding sequence GTGCAGATTTCCAGCAGGTTCACAATCGCAGTTCACATTCTGACGTGTATAGACTACTTTCATGAAGAGTGCACAATAACGAGCGACTTCTTGGCCGGGAGCGTGGGGGTGAATCCCGTGATAATCCGGCAGATAATCTCCCAGCTCAAAACGGCGGGACTGGTTGAGGTTGTGCGCGGAAAAGGCGGAATACTTTTAGCCCGTCCTCTTGAGAGCATAACACTCTACGATGTCTATGAAGCTGTCGAGAGCGTGAAGGGAAAGCTGTTCCGTTTCCACGAGAACCCCAACCCTGATTGTCCCGTCGGGAAAAACATACACGCCGCACTTGATGAGAGCCTCGATGAGATTCAGGAAGTCCTTGAAGGTAAAATGAAGTCTATCACCATGAAGGATATAGCGTTAAGGTAA